Proteins encoded together in one Prevotella scopos JCM 17725 window:
- a CDS encoding lysophospholipid acyltransferase family protein: MKKAFYKTLYFLAYGFWYLVALLPFPVLYLLSDGLYLLMARAVKYRHKVIWKNLKNSFPEKSDDELRQIELGFYHWFCDYIVETLKLMTMSKKQLMKRMTFTGTDELNRVLFEGKSAAVYLGHLGNWEWITSLPYWVNNALCCELYHPLENEYFDRLFKFVRERQGALCIPMQESLRKIIQFGRSGKPLVVGYISDQAPFWWSIHHWVQFMNQETPVLTGGERIVKHMSQVFVYGDVTRTRRGHYNCEFRIIREETKGLPDYEITDLYFKELEQSIRRQPEIYLWSHNRWKRTRARFDEYFEEIDGKVRLREGKEMIY; the protein is encoded by the coding sequence ATGAAAAAAGCCTTTTATAAAACCCTTTACTTCCTTGCTTACGGCTTCTGGTATTTAGTGGCTTTGCTACCATTCCCTGTGTTGTATTTGCTCTCCGATGGTCTTTATCTATTGATGGCAAGGGCGGTAAAGTATCGTCATAAGGTGATATGGAAGAACCTCAAGAACAGCTTCCCTGAGAAGAGTGATGATGAACTCCGTCAGATAGAGCTGGGATTTTATCATTGGTTCTGTGATTACATTGTTGAGACGCTGAAGCTGATGACAATGAGTAAGAAACAACTGATGAAGCGTATGACCTTTACGGGTACAGACGAACTGAACAGGGTGCTTTTTGAAGGCAAATCAGCTGCTGTTTACTTAGGACATTTAGGTAACTGGGAATGGATTACATCCTTACCTTATTGGGTAAATAACGCACTTTGCTGCGAACTTTATCACCCATTGGAAAACGAATACTTCGATCGTCTTTTCAAGTTTGTACGTGAGCGTCAGGGTGCGCTTTGTATTCCTATGCAAGAGTCTTTGCGTAAGATTATACAATTTGGTCGTAGTGGCAAGCCACTCGTTGTGGGTTATATATCTGACCAAGCACCCTTCTGGTGGAGTATCCATCATTGGGTTCAGTTTATGAATCAGGAGACTCCTGTACTCACAGGAGGAGAAAGAATCGTAAAGCACATGAGCCAGGTCTTCGTTTATGGTGACGTGACCCGTACCCGTCGTGGGCATTATAACTGTGAGTTCCGCATCATTCGTGAAGAGACCAAAGGACTACCAGATTATGAGATAACCGACCTCTACTTCAAAGAGCTTGAACAATCAATTCGTCGTCAACCTGAAATTTATCTCTGGAGTCACAACCGTTGGAAGCGTACACGTGCTCGCTTTGATGAATATTTTGAGGAGATTGATGGAAAGGTACGCCTGCGTGAGGGCAAAGAAATGATTTACTAA
- a CDS encoding LTA synthase family protein, producing the protein MKRLLTTTFGSPIALVLNLLLAYAIFFVARLAYFFVNYSYFIDGLSASSLWMWVRGSLLFDTTAILYTHILYIVMMLLPLWRKENQAYHRLCKWIFMVINALSLAINLADSVYFPFTLRRTTTSVFREFDNENNIAGILFHNAITHWYLILIFILVLWLTNKLYVMPHTDHSHYKSLRQRLVYGAQLFVCLAVAAVLTVAGCRGGLQSGVRPITISNANQYVERPTDCALVLNTPFALIRTIGKSDFVVPDYFPSLAAASEVYNPIKWMAYKAPGPNSNVRLPNKKNIVILIVESFGREYIGGFNRDFFDGKYKGYTPNVDKLIDKSLVYRFSYCNGRKSIDGMPSILCSIPRFGEPFILTPASMNNYTGMPGLLSKWGYQTAFFHGANRGSMGFLAFANKIGFQHYYGRQDYDEDPRFGGDKDFDGNWGIWDEPFLQYYCTKMGEMKQPFMTALFTVSSHDPFVVPEKYKDVYKEEHLPIQKCIRYTDMAIGKFFESASKQPWFKNTIFVLTSDHTNQSDHEQYKTDIGGFCSPIIIYDPSGEIKPGRVDGVAQQIDIMPTLLFHIGYDDGPYLAFGKDLLHTPAKETWAVNYLNGIYQYVKYGYVLQWDGKQTKAIYRVTDALMKHNLLGHVPEQAKMERELKAIIYQYMYRMVNDKMHPTIKTPEIQ; encoded by the coding sequence ATGAAGAGATTATTAACAACAACATTTGGTTCGCCAATAGCATTAGTGCTCAACTTGCTATTGGCGTATGCCATTTTCTTTGTAGCACGATTGGCATACTTTTTTGTCAATTACAGTTACTTCATCGACGGACTTAGTGCTTCTTCACTCTGGATGTGGGTGAGAGGAAGTCTTCTCTTTGATACAACAGCCATACTTTATACACATATTCTCTACATCGTAATGATGCTCTTGCCACTATGGAGGAAGGAGAACCAAGCCTATCACAGGCTTTGTAAGTGGATATTCATGGTTATCAATGCGCTTTCACTTGCCATTAACCTTGCCGACTCGGTGTATTTTCCTTTCACATTGCGCCGCACAACAACCAGTGTGTTCCGTGAGTTCGATAATGAAAACAATATTGCTGGCATCTTGTTCCACAATGCTATCACACACTGGTACCTTATCCTTATTTTTATTCTCGTCCTGTGGCTTACCAATAAACTGTATGTTATGCCACATACCGACCACAGCCACTATAAAAGTCTGCGTCAACGCTTAGTCTATGGAGCACAACTTTTCGTATGTCTTGCCGTTGCTGCCGTCCTTACAGTGGCTGGTTGTCGAGGTGGACTACAGTCGGGTGTGCGTCCGATAACCATCAGTAACGCCAACCAGTACGTAGAACGTCCTACTGACTGCGCCTTGGTGCTCAATACCCCCTTTGCGCTAATCCGCACGATAGGCAAGTCCGACTTTGTTGTTCCCGATTATTTCCCATCCTTGGCGGCTGCCAGCGAGGTCTACAACCCTATTAAGTGGATGGCTTATAAGGCTCCAGGGCCAAACTCAAACGTACGACTTCCTAACAAGAAGAACATCGTCATCCTCATTGTCGAGAGTTTCGGACGTGAGTATATAGGAGGGTTTAATCGTGACTTCTTCGATGGTAAATACAAGGGATACACTCCGAATGTAGACAAGCTCATTGATAAGAGCCTCGTCTACCGCTTCTCTTACTGTAATGGACGTAAGAGTATTGATGGCATGCCATCAATACTCTGCAGTATTCCTCGCTTCGGAGAACCCTTCATCCTGACCCCAGCTTCAATGAACAACTATACTGGTATGCCTGGACTCCTTAGTAAGTGGGGCTATCAAACGGCCTTCTTTCATGGTGCTAATCGTGGTTCTATGGGGTTCCTTGCATTTGCTAATAAGATTGGATTTCAGCACTACTATGGTCGACAAGACTATGACGAAGACCCTCGCTTTGGTGGGGATAAGGACTTTGATGGCAACTGGGGTATTTGGGACGAACCTTTCTTACAGTACTATTGTACGAAGATGGGTGAGATGAAACAACCTTTTATGACCGCTCTCTTTACCGTCTCAAGTCACGACCCATTTGTTGTTCCTGAGAAGTATAAGGATGTCTATAAGGAAGAACACCTCCCTATCCAAAAGTGCATCCGCTATACCGACATGGCGATAGGCAAGTTCTTCGAGTCTGCCAGCAAGCAACCTTGGTTTAAGAATACTATCTTTGTCCTCACAAGCGACCATACTAACCAGAGTGACCATGAGCAGTATAAGACCGACATAGGCGGCTTCTGTTCACCTATTATTATATATGACCCATCTGGAGAGATAAAGCCAGGACGTGTAGATGGCGTGGCGCAGCAGATTGATATTATGCCAACTCTGCTCTTCCACATAGGTTATGACGATGGACCATACCTTGCTTTCGGTAAAGACCTACTACATACACCGGCGAAGGAAACTTGGGCTGTCAACTATCTGAACGGTATCTATCAATACGTTAAGTATGGTTATGTACTCCAATGGGACGGTAAACAGACTAAAGCTATCTATCGAGTAACCGACGCACTGATGAAGCACAATCTTCTCGGACACGTGCCTGAGCAGGCAAAGATGGAACGAGAACTGAAGGCTATCATCTATCAGTATATGTATCGTATGGTGAATGATAAGATGCATCCAACGATTAAAACCCCAGAGATTCAATGA
- a CDS encoding ABC transporter ATP-binding protein yields MKEFIHVLRRFVPPYKKYLVLSIIFNILSAILNIFSFATLIPLLQILFKVDAGTGAMRAMAWSEGSFKEVLSNNADYYTQIYITSWGPTTVLLVIGLLLAFMTFLKTGAYFLSSASIIPIRTGVVRDIRNQLYEKITSLSLGFFSEERKGDIIARMSGDVQEVDNSIMSSIDMLFKNPVLIIIYFTTLLVISWQLTLFTLIFVPIFGWFMGFVGRKLKQNSMTAQKLWSDTMSQVEETLGGLRVIKAFCAEGMMNERFNKINSQYRSDIMRVNIRQQLAHPMSEFLGTVMIVVVLWFGGTLVLGESPIISGPTFIYYLVILYSIINPLKEFSRAGYNIPKGLASMERIDKILKAEVKIQDPEKPVHIDSFEHEIEFRNVSFAYTDGKDDEDYPELHWVLKNINLVIPKGKTVALVGQSGSGKSTLLDLIPRYYDVQEGEILIDGINVKDLGVHDLRQLIGNVNQEAILFNDSFKNNISFGVNATDEAIAEAAKIANAHEFILHSEHGYDTNIGDRGGRLSGGQRQRVSIARAILKNPPILILDEATSALDTESERLVQDALYKLMKTRTTIAVAHRLSTIKNSDEICVLHEGEIVERGTHDELMDIEGYYKKLHDMQEI; encoded by the coding sequence ATGAAGGAATTCATACACGTACTACGCAGGTTCGTACCGCCCTATAAGAAGTATCTTGTGCTGTCAATCATTTTCAACATATTGTCAGCAATTCTCAATATATTCTCCTTTGCAACCCTTATCCCTCTCCTTCAGATTCTTTTTAAAGTTGATGCAGGAACGGGAGCGATGCGTGCAATGGCTTGGAGTGAAGGCTCTTTCAAGGAGGTACTATCGAACAATGCAGATTATTATACGCAGATATACATCACTAGTTGGGGTCCAACAACTGTCTTATTGGTTATTGGATTGCTACTTGCCTTTATGACTTTCCTAAAGACTGGTGCCTATTTCCTTTCTTCTGCATCAATCATTCCTATCCGAACAGGTGTAGTTCGTGACATTCGTAACCAACTCTATGAAAAGATAACATCCCTTTCTCTTGGTTTCTTTAGTGAGGAGCGAAAAGGAGACATCATCGCTCGCATGAGTGGTGACGTACAAGAGGTTGACAATTCTATCATGTCATCTATTGACATGCTCTTTAAGAACCCTGTTCTTATCATTATTTATTTTACCACACTACTTGTTATCTCTTGGCAGTTGACCCTCTTCACGCTCATCTTCGTACCTATCTTCGGATGGTTCATGGGCTTTGTTGGTAGAAAGCTAAAGCAGAATAGTATGACAGCACAGAAGTTGTGGAGTGACACGATGAGTCAGGTAGAAGAGACCTTGGGTGGTTTGAGAGTCATCAAAGCCTTCTGTGCTGAAGGAATGATGAACGAACGCTTTAACAAGATTAACTCACAATACCGCAGCGACATCATGCGCGTGAACATCCGTCAGCAGTTAGCACACCCGATGAGTGAGTTCCTCGGAACGGTTATGATTGTTGTCGTACTTTGGTTTGGTGGTACCCTTGTCTTGGGCGAATCTCCAATTATCAGCGGTCCTACCTTCATCTACTATCTTGTTATCCTCTACAGCATTATCAATCCACTGAAGGAATTCTCTCGTGCAGGCTACAATATCCCTAAGGGACTTGCCTCAATGGAGCGCATTGATAAGATTCTTAAGGCAGAAGTGAAGATACAAGACCCTGAGAAACCTGTTCATATTGATAGTTTCGAGCATGAGATAGAGTTCCGTAACGTCAGTTTTGCTTATACTGATGGTAAGGACGATGAAGATTATCCAGAGCTACACTGGGTATTGAAGAATATTAATCTTGTTATTCCAAAAGGTAAGACGGTTGCCTTGGTAGGACAGAGCGGTAGCGGAAAGTCAACCTTGCTCGACCTCATCCCACGTTACTACGATGTGCAGGAAGGTGAGATTCTCATTGACGGAATCAATGTTAAGGACTTAGGAGTACATGACCTCCGCCAGCTGATTGGTAATGTAAACCAAGAGGCAATTCTCTTCAACGATAGTTTCAAGAACAACATCTCCTTCGGTGTCAATGCAACAGACGAGGCAATAGCCGAAGCTGCGAAGATTGCCAACGCTCATGAGTTTATCCTTCATAGTGAGCATGGATACGACACAAACATCGGCGACCGTGGCGGTAGGCTCTCTGGTGGACAGCGTCAGCGTGTAAGTATTGCGCGTGCTATCCTTAAGAATCCTCCAATCCTCATCCTTGACGAAGCTACATCAGCCCTCGATACAGAGAGCGAACGCCTTGTACAGGATGCTCTTTATAAGTTAATGAAGACTCGAACGACTATTGCTGTGGCTCATCGACTATCAACTATTAAGAATTCTGATGAGATTTGCGTACTGCATGAAGGTGAGATTGTAGAGCGAGGAACGCACGATGAGCTTATGGACATCGAAGGTTACTATAAGAAACTACATGACATGCAAGAGATATAA
- the miaB gene encoding tRNA (N6-isopentenyl adenosine(37)-C2)-methylthiotransferase MiaB: MKKLYIETYGCQMNVADSEVVASVMKMAGYDVCENEDEADAIFLNTCSIRENAENKIYNRLEALHAEKRKGRDLILGVLGCMAERVRDDLVENHHANLVCGPDSYLNLPDMIAQCENGRNALDIELSTTETYRDVIPQRIGGNRVSGFVSIMRGCNNFCHYCIVPFTRGRERSRDVESILKEVKDLHDKGFKEVTLLGQNVNSYGLLPNGKRPENGVSFAELLHKVAQSVPDMRVRFTTSNPEDMTEDIIEAVATEPNLCNHIHFPAQSGSNKVLKLMNRKYTREDYLEKVAAIRRLVPDCGLTTDIFIGYHDESEEDFQETLSLMREVGFDSAFMFKYSERPGTYAAKHLPDNISEEVKIRRLNELIRLQTEISAEQNKKDEGKEFDILIERFGKRSREQLMGRTPQNKAVVMPRGNHHIGETVRVRITGSTSATLFGEEV, translated from the coding sequence ATGAAGAAACTATATATTGAGACATACGGCTGCCAAATGAATGTGGCAGACTCTGAGGTTGTGGCTTCTGTCATGAAGATGGCAGGCTATGACGTATGTGAAAACGAGGATGAGGCTGATGCTATCTTTCTCAATACTTGCTCTATACGTGAGAACGCAGAGAACAAGATATACAATCGTTTAGAGGCATTACACGCAGAGAAGAGGAAAGGTCGCGACTTAATTCTAGGTGTGTTGGGATGTATGGCAGAGAGAGTAAGGGATGACCTAGTTGAAAATCACCACGCCAACCTTGTGTGTGGACCTGACTCTTACCTTAATTTGCCTGATATGATAGCGCAGTGTGAGAATGGTAGAAACGCATTGGATATCGAACTCTCTACTACTGAGACCTATCGTGATGTGATTCCACAGCGTATTGGTGGCAATAGAGTGTCGGGCTTCGTTAGTATCATGCGTGGTTGTAATAACTTCTGTCACTATTGTATTGTGCCTTTCACCCGTGGTCGTGAGCGCTCACGTGATGTTGAAAGTATCTTGAAGGAGGTTAAGGACTTGCATGACAAGGGCTTTAAGGAGGTTACACTCTTAGGTCAGAACGTTAATTCGTACGGCTTGTTGCCTAATGGTAAGCGTCCTGAGAATGGTGTTTCCTTTGCAGAATTGTTGCATAAGGTGGCACAGAGCGTACCAGATATGCGTGTGCGCTTCACGACTTCTAACCCAGAAGATATGACAGAGGATATTATTGAGGCGGTAGCTACTGAGCCTAACCTCTGTAATCACATCCACTTCCCTGCTCAGAGCGGTAGTAACAAAGTGTTGAAACTGATGAACAGAAAGTACACCCGTGAGGACTACCTTGAGAAAGTGGCTGCTATTCGTCGTCTTGTCCCTGACTGTGGACTTACAACTGATATCTTTATCGGTTATCACGATGAGTCGGAAGAAGACTTCCAAGAAACGCTCTCGTTGATGCGTGAGGTTGGTTTCGATTCAGCCTTTATGTTCAAGTATTCTGAACGACCAGGTACTTATGCTGCAAAACATCTTCCTGATAACATATCAGAGGAAGTTAAGATACGTCGTTTGAATGAGTTGATTCGCTTACAGACCGAGATCTCAGCTGAACAGAACAAGAAAGACGAGGGCAAGGAGTTTGATATCCTCATCGAACGCTTTGGAAAACGTAGTCGTGAACAGCTGATGGGACGTACTCCACAGAATAAGGCTGTAGTCATGCCACGTGGCAATCATCATATTGGTGAGACAGTCCGTGTACGTATTACAGGCTCAACCAGTGCCACACTCTTTGGAGAAGAAGTATAA
- a CDS encoding S8 family peptidase, whose product MHKKHFFLGNNIAEDYDFSPWNTPFKGEQLPQRDRTAHATLVRECYKAAIAHAIACQEERNKQGFPMANGVYVDIEMDKKFIPVSLGKQDGHGGATIMKVTDKGNESSVDVTVFVKKDKKNWLDKKVDDYEKKNTPKGIPCNEKIIAPINNIVATDIRTLYVSAAEFDAIPEDGFYRYELWLSHSKENTDETIETTLLQLGIEKLTEPLRFDGVNVWLIGASKQQLCSLPFSLGYIESIRPYKEPSILIGTNTENREWSELIKNQITFCDDAENVIVGILDSGVNNAHELLNFSLPDKRMDVAIGVQDAIDKTNHGTGMAGLALLGDLTDIAYQRNMSVDVHHSLSSIKIYEEGYETLKEFYGAVIEEAVDKASNMGASIQCMAITDESSYNGIATSSSAALDESIYHQGLCDRLVLVSAGNVEISGVDSNNYIESCKAYTVKSPAQAWNALTVGAYTEKATINNPAYRPLAALGGISPYSCSSFPWKEKRNKPDIVMEGGNVAFHNIYKETSHPDLSLVTTSNNLQEPLESFCATSGATGLAARLAARIKVENPQLSMLSIRGLMIHSAQWTDEMKRINSIEERMSLCGYGVPDEDIALFSNEKCATYIFENHLKPYTEGDNCNIYGQMHYYDLPWPKELLEEMGSEDVRIRITLSYYVKPSPGYTGRTNKYRYPSATLRFDLKTATETQEEFLCRRNKYEGEKTTDNEPDRWNVKQQRRERGTVQSDWIKCTAADLAEMDKIVVFPGPGWWKNRKLTNVDNVVSYSLIVAIETKETDIYNAVEAAIENRIGIQIAQGT is encoded by the coding sequence ATGCATAAAAAACATTTCTTTTTAGGCAACAATATAGCCGAAGATTATGATTTTTCACCATGGAACACTCCTTTTAAGGGGGAGCAACTTCCTCAAAGAGATAGAACAGCACACGCTACGTTAGTGAGAGAATGTTATAAAGCTGCAATTGCTCATGCTATTGCTTGTCAAGAAGAAAGAAACAAGCAAGGTTTTCCCATGGCGAACGGAGTATATGTTGATATAGAGATGGATAAGAAGTTTATACCTGTTTCGTTGGGCAAACAAGATGGGCATGGAGGTGCTACTATCATGAAAGTCACGGATAAAGGTAATGAGTCGAGTGTCGACGTAACTGTATTCGTGAAAAAAGACAAGAAGAACTGGCTTGATAAGAAAGTTGACGATTATGAAAAAAAGAACACACCAAAAGGGATTCCTTGCAATGAAAAAATAATAGCTCCAATTAATAATATAGTAGCAACTGATATCAGAACCCTCTACGTATCAGCAGCAGAATTTGATGCGATACCAGAGGATGGTTTTTATCGTTATGAATTGTGGTTAAGTCATAGTAAAGAAAATACCGACGAAACAATTGAAACAACTTTGTTACAACTTGGAATTGAAAAGCTTACAGAGCCCTTGCGTTTCGATGGTGTTAACGTGTGGTTGATTGGGGCAAGCAAGCAACAATTATGCTCACTTCCTTTTTCATTGGGCTATATTGAAAGTATTCGCCCTTACAAAGAACCTTCCATTCTCATAGGGACTAATACAGAGAATCGGGAATGGAGTGAACTCATAAAAAATCAGATTACATTTTGTGATGATGCGGAGAATGTAATAGTAGGTATATTGGATTCTGGAGTAAACAATGCGCATGAGTTGCTAAATTTTTCACTTCCAGACAAACGTATGGATGTAGCCATAGGTGTGCAGGATGCAATAGACAAAACCAACCATGGTACAGGTATGGCTGGACTTGCCTTGTTAGGTGATTTGACTGATATAGCTTACCAAAGAAATATGTCGGTAGACGTACATCATTCATTGTCCTCTATTAAAATTTATGAAGAAGGATATGAAACCCTCAAAGAGTTTTATGGAGCTGTCATAGAAGAAGCCGTTGATAAAGCTTCAAATATGGGAGCTTCAATACAATGTATGGCTATTACAGACGAAAGCTCATACAATGGAATAGCCACTTCAAGCTCAGCAGCACTTGATGAAAGTATCTACCACCAAGGGCTGTGTGATAGATTAGTCTTAGTTTCTGCAGGAAATGTAGAGATTAGTGGTGTTGATTCTAACAATTATATTGAATCTTGTAAAGCGTATACTGTAAAAAGCCCTGCACAAGCATGGAATGCGCTGACAGTTGGAGCTTATACAGAAAAGGCAACTATAAATAATCCTGCTTATAGACCCTTAGCAGCCTTAGGAGGTATTTCGCCATATTCTTGTAGTTCATTTCCATGGAAAGAAAAGCGTAACAAACCTGATATTGTAATGGAAGGTGGCAATGTGGCTTTCCACAACATATACAAAGAAACATCACATCCTGATTTGAGTCTTGTTACTACCAGTAATAATTTACAAGAGCCTTTAGAGTCATTTTGTGCTACAAGTGGTGCAACAGGATTAGCTGCAAGACTTGCTGCGCGGATAAAGGTTGAGAATCCGCAATTGTCTATGCTTTCTATTCGTGGACTTATGATACATTCCGCTCAATGGACTGATGAAATGAAGCGTATTAATAGCATAGAGGAGCGTATGTCTTTATGTGGATATGGTGTACCTGATGAGGATATAGCACTATTTAGCAATGAAAAATGTGCTACCTATATCTTTGAGAATCATCTAAAACCTTATACAGAAGGAGACAACTGTAATATTTATGGTCAAATGCACTACTATGATTTGCCTTGGCCAAAAGAATTATTGGAAGAAATGGGTAGCGAAGACGTAAGGATTCGTATTACTTTATCTTATTATGTAAAGCCTTCGCCAGGTTATACGGGAAGAACCAATAAGTATCGTTATCCATCCGCAACATTACGCTTTGATCTAAAGACTGCTACAGAAACACAAGAAGAATTTCTTTGTCGTCGAAATAAGTATGAAGGGGAAAAGACTACTGATAATGAACCTGATAGGTGGAATGTCAAACAGCAAAGAAGAGAAAGGGGAACTGTACAGTCTGATTGGATAAAATGTACCGCTGCAGATTTAGCAGAGATGGATAAAATAGTTGTATTTCCTGGACCAGGATGGTGGAAAAATCGGAAATTAACTAACGTGGATAATGTAGTGTCCTATTCTCTTATTGTAGCTATAGAAACGAAAGAAACAGATATATATAATGCTGTAGAAGCGGCTATTGAAAATCGTATTGGAATACAAATAGCACAAGGAACATAG
- a CDS encoding AAA family ATPase, whose protein sequence is MATADQILSLIRNHVNNDDTQFRKVALQISAVEARNGHAIIARTIQELLRQKNTSSGTVRLVSKNKEVDDLLLQLETYDDIKSLILSNSVEEKLDRIIKEYLKKETLRKYGLVNRRKLLLYGASGTGKTMTASVLAKEFNLPFFVVRTEKVVTKFMGETGQKLGRIFDFIDEVPAVYLFDEFDAIGSQRGMDNEVGEQRRILNTFLQLLERDDSDSFIIAATNSIESIDKAMFRRFDDVIEYNLPDREQRLALLHEYLYTAKDLDFASAEPLFEGMSHAEIKMLCSDIFKESLLNDKKIDFSLVQTIVNMRHQLSYQIS, encoded by the coding sequence ATGGCTACAGCTGATCAAATATTATCACTGATACGTAATCATGTAAACAATGATGATACGCAGTTCAGAAAGGTTGCCCTACAGATTTCCGCTGTGGAGGCAAGGAATGGTCATGCTATAATTGCACGAACTATACAAGAGTTGCTTAGGCAAAAGAACACATCTTCAGGGACTGTTCGTTTAGTATCAAAGAATAAAGAAGTAGATGACTTGTTGCTTCAGTTAGAGACTTATGACGATATAAAGAGCCTTATCCTGAGTAATAGTGTGGAGGAAAAATTGGATAGAATAATCAAAGAATACCTTAAAAAAGAAACACTAAGGAAATATGGGCTTGTCAATCGTAGAAAACTTTTGCTATATGGGGCTTCTGGAACAGGTAAGACAATGACTGCAAGTGTACTTGCAAAGGAATTCAACCTTCCTTTCTTTGTTGTTAGAACTGAAAAAGTGGTGACCAAGTTTATGGGTGAAACGGGACAGAAGCTTGGTCGTATCTTTGACTTTATAGACGAAGTGCCAGCTGTGTACCTGTTTGATGAATTTGATGCTATTGGTTCTCAGCGTGGTATGGATAATGAGGTCGGAGAGCAGCGAAGAATACTCAATACTTTTCTTCAGTTATTGGAGCGTGACGATTCTGATAGTTTTATTATAGCTGCTACTAACAGTATTGAATCTATAGACAAAGCAATGTTTAGGCGGTTTGATGATGTCATAGAGTACAATTTACCAGATAGAGAGCAGCGATTAGCATTGTTGCATGAATATCTTTATACGGCTAAGGATTTAGATTTTGCATCAGCGGAACCCTTGTTTGAAGGTATGAGTCACGCTGAAATAAAAATGTTATGTTCTGACATCTTCAAGGAGTCTCTTCTTAATGACAAGAAGATAGATTTTTCACTGGTTCAGACTATTGTAAATATGCGTCATCAGTTAAGTTATCAAATTAGCTGA
- a CDS encoding peptidase U32 family protein, with translation MNKNTNEYEIMAPVGSRESLAAAINAGANSVYFGIGKLNMRSHSANHFTIDDLKEIAETCNVKGIKTYLTVNTVIYGEDIETMHEIIDAAKAANITAVIASDVAVMMYCRQVGVEVHLSTQLNISNIDALKFYAQFADVAVLARELNMDQVKEIHEQIIKQNICGPKGEPVRIEMFCHGAFCMAISGKCYMSLHDSNRSANRGACTQICRRSYTVTDNETGNQLEIDNKYIMSPKDLKSVRFIDKMMDAGVRVFKIEGRARGPEYVHTVVSCYKEAIESVLDGTFTEEKKDQWDERLSTVFNRGFWDGYYQGQKMGEWTKDYGNKATEKKVLIGKVIKYFSRLGVAEVAVEANTFVKGEKLLITGNSTGAMFLNAEEIRYDLNPVDKAEQGWRVSIPVPDKVRPNDKLFKLISERVSK, from the coding sequence ATGAATAAGAATACAAATGAATATGAGATAATGGCACCCGTTGGCTCACGAGAGTCACTCGCAGCTGCCATCAATGCTGGAGCTAACTCTGTTTACTTCGGTATCGGAAAGCTGAATATGCGTTCGCACTCAGCTAACCATTTCACCATAGACGACCTCAAAGAGATTGCCGAGACTTGTAATGTAAAGGGGATAAAGACTTATCTTACGGTAAACACCGTCATCTATGGTGAGGATATTGAGACTATGCACGAGATTATCGACGCTGCTAAGGCCGCCAACATCACCGCTGTCATTGCAAGTGACGTTGCCGTAATGATGTATTGCCGCCAAGTAGGTGTTGAGGTTCACCTCTCTACACAATTGAACATCTCTAACATTGATGCCTTGAAGTTCTACGCTCAGTTTGCTGATGTTGCCGTTTTGGCACGTGAGCTGAATATGGATCAGGTGAAGGAGATACACGAACAGATTATCAAACAGAATATCTGCGGACCAAAGGGAGAGCCTGTGCGCATTGAAATGTTCTGCCATGGTGCGTTCTGTATGGCAATTTCGGGTAAGTGTTATATGAGTCTTCACGACTCTAACCGCTCTGCTAACCGTGGTGCTTGCACCCAGATATGCCGCCGTAGCTATACGGTTACAGACAATGAGACGGGCAACCAACTTGAGATTGACAACAAGTACATCATGAGTCCAAAGGACTTAAAGAGCGTTCGCTTCATTGATAAGATGATGGATGCCGGTGTACGTGTGTTCAAGATTGAGGGTCGTGCGCGTGGACCAGAGTATGTTCACACCGTTGTGAGCTGTTACAAAGAAGCTATTGAGAGCGTACTCGATGGCACTTTCACCGAAGAGAAGAAAGACCAATGGGACGAACGTCTCTCAACAGTCTTCAACCGTGGCTTCTGGGATGGCTACTATCAAGGTCAGAAGATGGGCGAATGGACCAAGGATTATGGTAATAAGGCTACAGAGAAGAAGGTACTCATCGGTAAAGTAATAAAGTATTTCTCACGTCTTGGTGTGGCTGAGGTGGCTGTTGAGGCTAATACCTTTGTAAAGGGAGAAAAGCTTCTTATCACTGGTAACAGCACTGGAGCAATGTTCCTCAATGCAGAAGAAATCCGCTACGACCTCAATCCTGTTGATAAAGCAGAACAAGGTTGGCGCGTTTCTATCCCTGTTCCTGATAAGGTGCGCCCAAATGATAAACTATTTAAGTTGATAAGTGAACGAGTTAGCAAGTGA